The Pseudomonas sp. Marseille-Q3773 DNA window TTGCCGCGTATCCACCGCTGGTTCCGGCGCCCGCTCTGGGAGCGAGCGCCTTGAGTGGACTACTTGCGCGCATCGAAGGCCTCGACCCCGCGCAGTTGAGCCTCGATGCCCTGGCCCGCGAGTCGGGGTTCGGGCGCTACGCGTTGATCCGCGCCTTTCGGGCGGCCACCGGGTTTACCCCGCATGCCTACCTGCTCAATGCGCGGGTCAACCGTGGCCGCCAGCTGCTGGGTGAAGGGCAGGCGCTGGCAGAAGTGGCCTACCTGCTGGGCTTTGCCGACCAGAGCCATTTCCAGCGGGTGTTCAAGGCCTATGTGGGCGTGACACCCGGGCAATACCGAGGGGGCTGAAATCGCGCACGGGCGGCGTAGGCCGGCGGGCTGTGCAATATTGTTCAATACGCGGTGGGCGCTGAAGGGCAGTGTCTGGCTTTTCCGCCACAGCAGCCACACCGCCATGCAGCAGTTCCTGATCATCGCCCTCGCCCATTTTCTCGCCCTGCTCTCCCCCGGGCCGGACTTCTTCCTGGTCGCACGCACCTCCATCAGCAGCGGCTGGCGGGTCGCCAGCGGCGCCTGCCTGGGTATCGCCCTGGCCAATGGCGCGTTCATCGCCATGGCCTTCACTGGCCTGTCGGTGCTGCAGGAAGGCAGCCCACTGTTCAGTACCCTGCAACTGGCCGGTGCCGGTTACCTGTTGTACATCGGCGTGCTGTTCCTGCGCTACGCCGGGCGCTCAGGCCTGGGCAGCGTCGCGGCCAGCCAGGCCGTGGCAGGCTGGTGGCGGAGCCTGGGCATGGGCTTCCTGTCGGGCATTCTCAACCCGAAGAACGCGCTGTTCTATGCCAGCCTGGCCAGCATGGTCGCCAGCACCGGCGCCGGCTGGAAAACGGCCTGCGCCCTGTGGATGTTCAGCATCGTGCTGCTGTGGGACCTGCTGGTGGCCGTGGCCATCGGCAACCCTGTGGTGTTGCGGCGTTTCGCTCGCATCCTGCCGTGGCTGGAACGGGCCTCGGGGGTCATGCTGGTGGTGTTGGCGCTGGCGCTGTTGCTGCACCTGGCGCAACGCTGAGCAGTTGCAACGTGGCCAGGTCCATGAGGCTGAAATGGCCGCTGGCCCAGCCGCCGGTATCCAGGTGCCAGACATTACCCAGTTGCTTGGCCTGCAACACCGGCGTGTGGCCGACCAGCAAGGCCCGCAGGCCTTTCACCGGCCGGGAATCGCCTTCCTTGAGGCGCCGCCGCGACCACTGGCACACCTCCAGCACCTCGGGGTCGTCATCCAGCTCCAGCCAGGCACGCAACACCTCCCAGTCGGCAAACGGGCTGTCGGCATGCAGCAGGCCAACCAGGCCGTCGGCGGTTTCCACTTCGAGGGCAATGGGCAGTTGCTCGAAGCGTTCGACAAAACGCAGCTGCTCGCCGGGCGGCAGGTCGAGAAACCAGCCACCGCCCGCCGCACGGTACATGTCCAGGTCGAGCCGCCCACCGCGCAGGCGGGTGATCGCCAGCGCTTCGTGGTTACCCTGCACGGCATGTAGCCAGGGCTGGGCCAGCCATTCCAGCGCAGCTTCACTGTGCGGCCCGCGGTCGACCAGGTCGCCGACGCTGAACAGGCGGTCCACCGCCGGGTCGAACCCGACCGCCTCCAGGCAGGCCTGCAGGCGCTGGAAATGGCCATGGATGTCACCCACCGCCAGGTCCCGTCCCTGCGTGTTGGCGGCTACCCGCCGAAACCGTTTCATGGCAATTTTCCTCTGCTGGTGCCGCCTTGCCGGGGATAAAATGGAGGCACACCCGCGCCACTCCGGAGGTGCATCATGCATACCGTCCTCAGGTGTGCCGTGTTCATGGCCCTGTCACTCCACAGCATGGCACACGCCGCCCCAGCCGCGCAGGTCGAAGTGCGCTTCGACCACCCGGAACAGTTCCGCGATGCCAGCCTCGACAGCCACGGTTACGAACGTGGCGCCGATGCCTTTGTAATGAAAACCCTGACCCAGTATCTGCAGAAGCTGGGCCAGCGCTACCTGCAACCGGGCCAGCGGCTGGCCATCGACATCCGCGATATCGACCTTGCCGGGCGCTTCGAGCCCTGGCACGGCCAGGCTTACGATGTGCGCTTCATGCGCGATATCACTTGGCCGACCATCGACCTCAGCTACACCCTCAGCCAGGCGGGCAAACCCGACCAGCAGGCCCGGGAGCGGGTCAGCGACAAGATGTACCTCAGCCGCCCGGGCCGGGTCACTGGCAGCAGCGACCGCCTGTATGCCGAGAAGGCCATGCTTGACGACTGGTTCCGCCAGCGTTTCGCCGCTCGTCCGTCGTCCTGAAAACGCCTTCACTGGAACAGGCGTCGGTACCGGGAGTATGCTCGGCCCTTCAGCCTGTACCAGGGATGGTTTTTTCATGAAACTGTGCGCCGTGCAATTGAAGTCGTTCAAGGGCGATGTGCCTGCAAACCTCGAACGCCACCTGGCCTGCATCGAGCAGGCCGCGGCCCTCGGTGCCGAACTGGTGGTGTTCCCGGAACTGTCACTGACCGGTTACGAGCCAACCGTCGCCCGCCAGGCTGCCCTGCCAGTCAACGCCGCGCGGCTGGACCCGCTGCAGGCAGCCTGCGACCGGCTTGGCATCACCATTGCCGTGGGCCTGCCGCTGCCGACCCCCGAAGGCATTCGCATCGGCATGCCGATCTTCAGCCCCGGTGCGCCGCGCCAGGCCTATGCCAAACGGCGCCTGCACGATGACGAACTGCCGTACTTCACGCCGGGCGACCAGGCATTGCAGCTGCAACTGGGCGAACACTGCGTGGCACCGGCGATCTGCTATGAATCAATGTTCATGGCGCACGCGGTGGCGGCGCGCGAACAGGGCGCCGACCTGTACCTGGCCAGCGTGGCAAAAACCGCAAAGGGCATCGACGAAGGCCATGCGCATTACGCCGAGGTCGCCCGCGAGCTGGGCATGCCGGTGTTGCTGGCCAATTGCGTGGGGCCGGCCGACACCTTCATCGGCGCCGGCGGCTCGGCGGCCTGGGACAGCCGGGGGCACTTGCTGGCCAGGCTGGATGATCACAGCGAAGGCATGATCCTGCTCGACACCCGTAGCGCTACAGCTATCGCTGTGCCCCTGTAAGACCTGATCCCGGCATGATCTATCTGATTCTGGCAGTGCTGAGCTATGCCTGCACCTACTACCTGACCGGTCTGCTCATCCAGGGCCAACTGGCCGATGTCGCCGAGGGCTTGCGCCACCGCCCTGATGCGCCGACACCCGGCGAGTACCTGCGCAGGGTCAGGCCATACGCACGCCGAGCCCGGCGGCAGTACACCCTGCTGGCCGGCTCGATACTGGCCATGCTGGCCTGCCTGGTCGCCAGCTGGTTCTGACCGGCTAGAGGTCCAGCGCCAGGCTTTGCCGGCCCTCCAGCGCCAACAGGTACTGCTTGGCCGCGAGGCCGCCGGCGAAGCCGGTCAGGCTGCCCGAGGCACCGATCACGCGGTGGCACGGGGCGATGATCGAGATCGGGTTGCGGCCATTGGCAGCCCCTACCGCGCGCACCGCGGCAGGGTTGCCGATATGCCGGGCGATATCGCTGTAGCTGCGGGTTTCGCCAAACGGTATCGCCAGCAGTGCGGCCCAGACCTGGCGCTGGAACGCGGTGCCGGCAAAATCCAGCGCCAGCTCGAAACGCTGGCGCTTGCCGGCGAAATACTCGGCGAGCTGGCGGGCAGTTTCCAGCAGCACCGGACACTCGTCGTCGCGGTGCAGGGCACCGAGGCGCACGCGGTTTGCCCGTTCCGTTTCCCACAATACGGCGGCCAGGCACTCGCCACGGGCCACCAGGGTCAAGGTGCCGACGGGTGACTGCATGAAAGTGAATGCGCTGGACATGGCGGGCTCCTGCGAGATTGCGTTGCGCCCACTGTACGCATCCACAGCCTTGCCTGCATCCGCTTTCTTGCCCGCGCAATCACGCGTATGCCCTTGGCGTGCGGGGTGCTTCGCATCGACGACAGCGGGTTTCCATTTCATGACAGCCCGCTGCCGCGCTGCGCTTCGCGCCCGCTGATTTATCCATGAGTCACCTTGATGGTTGCCCATGGCCGGACTAATACTTAAGTCTCTGCCTGGGGAGGCACGAAACATGCAACCAAGATTCGTTATCGTTCCGGCTGTACCAATCGAAAAGGAGTCGTTCCACCTGGGTGGCCGCTATTATGCCGCTACCGTTTGCGGGGGCTTCGACATCTACGACAATCAGGCCAAGGAACGCCTCAAACCCAGTTATCCAAGCAGGACGGATGCGCAACTGCACTGCGAGCAGATGAACAAGCGCTTTGATGTAGGATGATCGCGGCCATCCGGCGCAGGTGACTGCCTCGATCCGGTGGCTTTCCAGCGGAGCACTGCCATGAGCAAGCCCTTTCAGGCGATGATCCTGGCGCTGACAGCGCTTTCTGCCTGCGCCTCGAACTCGGCCCTGTACCGCGACCAGCCACTGGTGGCGAAAGTCGACAACGGCATGAGCAAAGATCAGGTCCTACAGATCGGTGGCAACCCTGATGCCGAGTCCGAGCGCACGGCGGTACCTGGCACGTGTTACGACTACATGCTCAACAAGGCCGGCAACCACCAGCCCTACAGCGTCAGCTTCGATGGCAGCGGCAAGGTGGACCACACCGCCTTCATGACCTGCGCCGAGTGGAGCAACGCCCAACGCAAGGCCCGGCTACCCAGCATGGGCGGCTCAAGCGGCTCGGGCTACTGAACTCACTCGAGGCATTCCCTGGCGGCCTGGCGCAACTTGTCGCCTGACAGGAAGCTGCCCTTGTAGAAGGTCGCGCGGCTGCCCTGGCGATAATCGACCACGTCGAGCACATCATCGGATGCCACCGCGCTGGGTGCCGTCAGCCGATAGCCGTGAGCGATGGACTTCTGCGTGGCCTGTGGCGCCAGCGCTTGCCACTTTGGCAGAACGCAGGCGCCATACTGCTGGGGCGATTTGTCGGTCAGTTTGCTGGCAGTCGGTTTACCGGGGCTGGCGCAGCCAGCGAGGCTGGCCCCCAGCACAGCGGCGAGCAAGATACGAAAGGTAGCCATTTGCAATTGCCTGTGAGGAATAGGCGGCATTCTAACGAGGGGCGCAAGCCGATACCAACCAACCAAAGTAGAGAAGCGATTTCCGGCAGGCAGCAACCGCTCCCGCTGGCTGTGATTGCACGTGTGGGAGCGGTTTTTTCGGTTCAATCAAGCGCGCCGTTCAGCACCTCGTAGATGATCCCTGTGGCGACTGCCACCAGGATCAGGTCGACACCCGCCTGCATCCACTCATAGCCGTCGTAGTGAGGGAGCTGCCCCAGCAGCCGGCCATCGAGCTTCTTGGCGATACCCGGCGGCAGCGGTTTACCCCGGGCCAGGTTCTTCTGGATACCCGGCGGCAGAGCCGGCCCAGCATTCCAGTAGCTGCGGTGCCCGGCGAGGATATCGAGCACATAGCCACGGTCGATCGAAGGGTTGCCATGGCTACCGCCACCACCGCCACCACCGTGCCCCTGGCCCTGGCCGTGCTGCCCCTGGCTGTGCTGGTTCTTGCCATGCCCCTGCCCTTTACCGTTATTCGGGTCGGCAAGGGAAAGCGATGGCCCCACAGCCAAGGCGATCGAGGTAACCACAGCAACGAGCGACCATCGACGCTTTACCATATCTGTTTCCTTACGCAAGGGAGTCGTTCCTGTACTGTAGATCAATACCCGAGCCAGGGAGAATGGCCGCGGACGCCTCGCCGTGCTGTCGCGCTCAGTACAGACGGGCCTTGATCAGCGGGCGCAACAGGTAATTGAGCACGCTGCGCTTGCCGCTGAGGATATCCACCTCTGCCACCATGCCGGGAATGATGGGCAGTACCTCCTCGCCTCGCTTGAGCTGACTTCCGTCTGTGCGGATCAGTACCTGGTAATACGACTCCTTGCCGTGCGGCGTGTCTTCCTCGATGGTGTCGGCGCTGATCTGCTCCAGGGTGCCCTTGAGGTCGCCATAAATGCTGAAGTCGTAGGCAGTGATCTTCACCTTCGCCGGCATGCCCGGCACCAGGAATGCCACGTCGCGCGGCTTGATCTTCGCCTCTACCAGCAGGCGGTCCTCCACCGGGATCACTTCCATGATTGCCTCGCCGGGCTGGATCACCCCGCCGCGGGTGTTGATCATTATGGTGTTGACCCGCCCACGCACCGGCGAAACGATCCCGGTACGGCGCAGCTGGTCCTGGCGCTGCTGGACGATCGGTTCCAGGGCACTGAGGTCAGCCTTGCGCTGTGAACGCTCGGTGTAGGCATCCTGGAAATAGCTGCTCTTCAGTTCGCTCAGCTTGCCATTGAGGGTAGCGATATCCTGGCTCAACCGCAGCGCCTCCATCTGGCTGACGGCGCGCTTGGCGACCAGGGGGCGGACCAGGTCGAGCTGGCTCTGCGCCAGGCTGATCTGTCTCTGGATCGCCTGGCTGCCTTCGAGCAGCTTGTCCCGCCGCGACTTGAACAACTCACGCTCGGAGCGCGCAAGCGGCCCCTGCGGATCGACGTCCGGCGGGAACTCGATGGCGGCCTTGCCCAGCACCTCGGCATCCAGCCGGGCGATGGCTGCCCGCAGCACGCTGGCCTGGTTGGCCGATTCCTGGAAGTTGGTAAGAAAGCGCGTCTCGTCGAGGCGCAGCAATGGCTGGCCGACCTCCACCAGGTCGCCTTCCTGCACCAGCAGGCGATCGAGAATCCCCCCTTCCAGGCTCTGGATTTTCTGGATGCGACTGAACGGCACCACCCGCCCGTCACCACGGGTCACCTCGTCGAGCTCCGCCCAGAAGGCCCAGGCGACGAACAGCACGACGCTGCCGAGCAGGGTATAGAGCAGCGGGCGATAGACCGGGTGGGTAGTCGCCAGCAGTGGGTCGGCCAATTGCCCGCGCAGCTTTGCCGCGCTGTTTTCAATTGCCATGGCCAGCTCCTTCGGCAACAGGCGGCGCCTGCACCTGGTTCCCCTGCACCACCTGGCTCAGCGGGCCGTCCATGATCACCTGGCCGTTGCGCAGTACCACGGCGCGGTCGACCAGCGACAGTACGCTTTTCTTGTGGGTGGTGATGATCAGCGTACGCCGGCCCAACCAGTTCTGCAGATAGTCGATTACCTGTTTCTCGCTGTTCTGGTCGAACGCTGCGGTCGGCTCGTCGAGCAGCAGAATCGGTGGGTCCTGCAACAGCACCCGCGCCAGCCCCACCGCCTGGCGCTGGCCTCCGGACAGACTGGCATTGCCCTGGATAGGCATGTCCAGGCCCAGCGGGTGGCTGCGTACGAAAGTACCGAGCCCTACGCCATCAAGGGCTTCAAGCAACTCCTCGTCGCCCAGTGCGGCGTTCGCCAGGTTGAGGTTCTCGCGCAGGCTACCGTGGAACAGCGCCACGTCCTGCGGCAAGTAGCCGATGCCGCGTTGACGGTCGGCCGGGTCGAGTTGGCTGAGGGCGATGTCGTCCAGCAGCAACCGGCCAGATTGCGCATCGAGCAAGCCACTGAGCAGCCGCAGCAGGGTCGACTTGCCGGCGCCGTTACCGCCTAGCAGCGCCACTCGCTCACCAGCCTGAATGTGCAACGCCTGTACATCGACCACGGGTGGGCTGTCGCCATGGGCCAGGCGCAGCGCCTCCAGACGGTAATGGCCGTAGAGCCGCTCGCGGTGCACGAAACGTTTGCCGGCGGGACGTTCCTGCTCCGCCGACATGAGTTGATCGAGGCCCTCCAGCGCCACCCTGGTGTGCTGCCAGCGGCCAAGGATGGCGGCAGCCTGGGACAGCGGTGCGATGGCCCGTGAGGCAAGGATCGAACAAGCCACCAGGGCACCGACGGTCATCGCCCCATCGGCGATCCGGTAAACGCCGAACACCACCACCCCGACATAGCACAGTTGCTGGACGATGCTCGCCGAGTAGCTGAGCGTCGAGGCCAGGACGTGGGTCTTCATCGCGTTACCCGCCAGTTCCCCGGTAAGCGTCTCCCACTGTTGCCGGCAGCGGCCTTCGGCACGCGTGGCCTTGACTGTCTCCAGGTGCTCGAAGGCTTCGAGCAGTACACTGTTCTTCATCGCCCCTTCGCGCAGGTTCTGCCGCGACAGGTGCCCCAGCAGGCGCTGGGTCAGCAGCCCCGGCAGGACCATCAGCACGCAAGCCACCAGCGGCACCCAGACCACATGGCCGCCGATCACCGCGATGAGCACCAGGAAAATGGCCACGAACGGCAGGTCGCTGATCAGTGCGGCACTGGATGAGGTGAAGAATTCGCGGACCGACTCGAACTCCCGTACCTGCGTGCTGAACGCCCCGAGTGACGCCGGCTTGGCGGCGATCCGGGTACTCAGCACGCGAGCGAACAGCAGGCTCGACAGTTGCAGGTCGAGGCGCTTGCCAAGCACATTCAGCAGGTGCCCGCGAAGGATCCGCAGTATGCCGTCGACGACGATCGCCAGGGCTACGCCGCTGGCAAGTATCCACAAGGTATCGAACGCCGCGTTGGGCACTACGCGGTCGTACACTTGCATGGCGAACAGTGCCGAGGCGACGGCCAGGATATTGGCTACCAGGGCCGTCAGCGTGACTTCCGCATAGGAGCGCCAAAGCCGCTTGAGCGGCCCGAAGAACCAATGCTCGGGCAGGCCGCTGGCGTAGTCGCCGACGCGCCCGTCCGGGCGATAGCGGCACTTGGCGAACACCGCCGTACCACTGTAAAGCGTCTCCAGCGCGGGCAACGCCATGCATTCACGGCCACCGCCGCTCTGCGGCACCAGCACCTCGTACTGGTCACCTTCGACACCCACCAGCAGCAGGCAGCGACCATCGCCGAGCAACAGCAGCGCCGGCAGCAGGTAGGCATCCATCTGCCGCAACGGCAACTCGGCAACCTGGGCCGTGATGTCGGCGCGGCGCAACGCGCGGGCGACCAGGCGCAGTGGCAGACGCCCGTGCTCCAGTGCCAGGCCGTCCACCAGTTCGGCATCACTCAGTGGCCGCTCCAGTTGCCGGCACAGCAGCAGCAGGCCCTGGCGCAGCGGGTCATCATGGTTCAGGGTGACGACATTATCCGGAGCTTGTTCAACTTCCATGATTCAACCGATTCTCCAGTAGTGCCCCCAGCAGTCCGACCTGGGCGGCTGCGCGGTACTCGATGCGCTTGCGCTCGATGTGCAGACTAATCAATTGCCGCTCGGCTTCGAAACGCTCGCGCTGGACGTTGAGCAAGTCGATCACGTCGCGCCGGCCGACTTCGAACTGCTCGCGGTACAACT harbors:
- a CDS encoding LysE family translocator; translation: MQQFLIIALAHFLALLSPGPDFFLVARTSISSGWRVASGACLGIALANGAFIAMAFTGLSVLQEGSPLFSTLQLAGAGYLLYIGVLFLRYAGRSGLGSVAASQAVAGWWRSLGMGFLSGILNPKNALFYASLASMVASTGAGWKTACALWMFSIVLLWDLLVAVAIGNPVVLRRFARILPWLERASGVMLVVLALALLLHLAQR
- a CDS encoding metallophosphoesterase, whose translation is MKRFRRVAANTQGRDLAVGDIHGHFQRLQACLEAVGFDPAVDRLFSVGDLVDRGPHSEAALEWLAQPWLHAVQGNHEALAITRLRGGRLDLDMYRAAGGGWFLDLPPGEQLRFVERFEQLPIALEVETADGLVGLLHADSPFADWEVLRAWLELDDDPEVLEVCQWSRRRLKEGDSRPVKGLRALLVGHTPVLQAKQLGNVWHLDTGGWASGHFSLMDLATLQLLSVAPGAATAPAPTPPA
- a CDS encoding DUF3016 domain-containing protein → MHTVLRCAVFMALSLHSMAHAAPAAQVEVRFDHPEQFRDASLDSHGYERGADAFVMKTLTQYLQKLGQRYLQPGQRLAIDIRDIDLAGRFEPWHGQAYDVRFMRDITWPTIDLSYTLSQAGKPDQQARERVSDKMYLSRPGRVTGSSDRLYAEKAMLDDWFRQRFAARPSS
- a CDS encoding carbon-nitrogen hydrolase family protein, producing the protein MKLCAVQLKSFKGDVPANLERHLACIEQAAALGAELVVFPELSLTGYEPTVARQAALPVNAARLDPLQAACDRLGITIAVGLPLPTPEGIRIGMPIFSPGAPRQAYAKRRLHDDELPYFTPGDQALQLQLGEHCVAPAICYESMFMAHAVAAREQGADLYLASVAKTAKGIDEGHAHYAEVARELGMPVLLANCVGPADTFIGAGGSAAWDSRGHLLARLDDHSEGMILLDTRSATAIAVPL
- a CDS encoding methylated-DNA--[protein]-cysteine S-methyltransferase, which encodes MSSAFTFMQSPVGTLTLVARGECLAAVLWETERANRVRLGALHRDDECPVLLETARQLAEYFAGKRQRFELALDFAGTAFQRQVWAALLAIPFGETRSYSDIARHIGNPAAVRAVGAANGRNPISIIAPCHRVIGASGSLTGFAGGLAAKQYLLALEGRQSLALDL
- the osmE gene encoding osmotically-inducible lipoprotein OsmE translates to MSKPFQAMILALTALSACASNSALYRDQPLVAKVDNGMSKDQVLQIGGNPDAESERTAVPGTCYDYMLNKAGNHQPYSVSFDGSGKVDHTAFMTCAEWSNAQRKARLPSMGGSSGSGY
- a CDS encoding anti-virulence regulator CigR family protein; this encodes MVKRRWSLVAVVTSIALAVGPSLSLADPNNGKGQGHGKNQHSQGQHGQGQGHGGGGGGGSHGNPSIDRGYVLDILAGHRSYWNAGPALPPGIQKNLARGKPLPPGIAKKLDGRLLGQLPHYDGYEWMQAGVDLILVAVATGIIYEVLNGALD
- a CDS encoding HlyD family efflux transporter periplasmic adaptor subunit, whose product is MAIENSAAKLRGQLADPLLATTHPVYRPLLYTLLGSVVLFVAWAFWAELDEVTRGDGRVVPFSRIQKIQSLEGGILDRLLVQEGDLVEVGQPLLRLDETRFLTNFQESANQASVLRAAIARLDAEVLGKAAIEFPPDVDPQGPLARSERELFKSRRDKLLEGSQAIQRQISLAQSQLDLVRPLVAKRAVSQMEALRLSQDIATLNGKLSELKSSYFQDAYTERSQRKADLSALEPIVQQRQDQLRRTGIVSPVRGRVNTIMINTRGGVIQPGEAIMEVIPVEDRLLVEAKIKPRDVAFLVPGMPAKVKITAYDFSIYGDLKGTLEQISADTIEEDTPHGKESYYQVLIRTDGSQLKRGEEVLPIIPGMVAEVDILSGKRSVLNYLLRPLIKARLY
- a CDS encoding type I secretion system permease/ATPase produces the protein MEVEQAPDNVVTLNHDDPLRQGLLLLCRQLERPLSDAELVDGLALEHGRLPLRLVARALRRADITAQVAELPLRQMDAYLLPALLLLGDGRCLLLVGVEGDQYEVLVPQSGGGRECMALPALETLYSGTAVFAKCRYRPDGRVGDYASGLPEHWFFGPLKRLWRSYAEVTLTALVANILAVASALFAMQVYDRVVPNAAFDTLWILASGVALAIVVDGILRILRGHLLNVLGKRLDLQLSSLLFARVLSTRIAAKPASLGAFSTQVREFESVREFFTSSSAALISDLPFVAIFLVLIAVIGGHVVWVPLVACVLMVLPGLLTQRLLGHLSRQNLREGAMKNSVLLEAFEHLETVKATRAEGRCRQQWETLTGELAGNAMKTHVLASTLSYSASIVQQLCYVGVVVFGVYRIADGAMTVGALVACSILASRAIAPLSQAAAILGRWQHTRVALEGLDQLMSAEQERPAGKRFVHRERLYGHYRLEALRLAHGDSPPVVDVQALHIQAGERVALLGGNGAGKSTLLRLLSGLLDAQSGRLLLDDIALSQLDPADRQRGIGYLPQDVALFHGSLRENLNLANAALGDEELLEALDGVGLGTFVRSHPLGLDMPIQGNASLSGGQRQAVGLARVLLQDPPILLLDEPTAAFDQNSEKQVIDYLQNWLGRRTLIITTHKKSVLSLVDRAVVLRNGQVIMDGPLSQVVQGNQVQAPPVAEGAGHGN